From the genome of Maniola jurtina chromosome 10, ilManJurt1.1, whole genome shotgun sequence, one region includes:
- the LOC123868767 gene encoding eukaryotic translation initiation factor 4E type 2 isoform X2, which translates to MSERKMCKFYNLNVPDRRPGETPNQNNDNNDDDRNSDHPLEPYVPPHHHKLEYSYWMWFSRRPPARELSASTTGYGQALRMVGRIASVEQWWGLYLHLTRPAELPPLSDLHLFKLGIKPMWEDPANVNGGKWVVRLRKAQTGRAWEDLCMAMIGEQFMVGEEMCGIVLSIRFQEDHLAVWHRTAADADAKARVRDTLRRVLLLPASVPLEYKAHGDCLRASANHNPHNHNHQPHASHNPFLHNATDAHSSATNAHSSATNAYNSAPRAADERS; encoded by the exons ATGAGTGAAAGAAAAATGTGCAAgttctataatttgaatgtacctgACCGCCGCCCCGGGGAGACCCCAAACCAGAACAATGATAACAACGATGACGATCGCAACTCAGATCATCCACTGGAGCCCTACGTGCCTCCACACCACCACAAACTGGAGTACAGCTACTGGATGTGGTTCTCGCGTAGGCCGCCCGCCCGAGAGCTCTCCGCCTCCACCACTGGTTATGGACAG GCGCTTCGCATGGTGGGTCGCATAGCGTCGGTGGAGCAGTGGTGGGGGCTGTACCTGCACCTCACGCGGCCGGCCGAGCTGCCGCCGCTGTCCGACCTGCACCTCTTCAAGCTGGGCATCAAGCCCATGTGGGAGGACCCTGCCAACGTCAACGGCGGCAAGTGG GTGGTAAGGCTGCGCAAGGCGCAGACAGGGCGAGCCTGGGAGGACCTGTGCATGGCAATGATCGGCGAGCAGTTCATGGTGGGCGAGGAGATGTGTGGCATTGTGTTGTCCATTCGCTTTCAG GAGGACCACCTCGCAGTGTGGCACCGCACGGCGGCGGACGCGGACGCGAAAGCGCGCGTCCGCGACACGCTGCGACGCGTTCTACTACTCCCCGCCTCTGTGCCCCTCGAGTACAAAGCCCACGGCGACTGCCTGCGCGCGTCCGCCAACCACAACCCCCACAACCACAACCACCAGCCGCACGCCTCCCACAACCCTTTCCTCCACAACGCGACCG ACGCGCACTCCAGCGCGACCAACGCGCACTCCAGCGCGACCAACGCGTACAAcagcgcgccgcgcgccgctgACGAGCGCTCCTAG
- the LOC123868767 gene encoding eukaryotic translation initiation factor 4E type 2 isoform X1: protein MSERKMCKFYNLNVPDRRPGETPNQNNDNNDDDRNSDHPLEPYVPPHHHKLEYSYWMWFSRRPPARELSASTTGYGQALRMVGRIASVEQWWGLYLHLTRPAELPPLSDLHLFKLGIKPMWEDPANVNGGKWVVRLRKAQTGRAWEDLCMAMIGEQFMVGEEMCGIVLSIRFQEDHLAVWHRTAADADAKARVRDTLRRVLLLPASVPLEYKAHGDCLRASANHNPHNHNHQPHASHNPFLHNATGATNAHSSATNAHSSATNAHSSATNAYNSAPRAADERS, encoded by the exons ATGAGTGAAAGAAAAATGTGCAAgttctataatttgaatgtacctgACCGCCGCCCCGGGGAGACCCCAAACCAGAACAATGATAACAACGATGACGATCGCAACTCAGATCATCCACTGGAGCCCTACGTGCCTCCACACCACCACAAACTGGAGTACAGCTACTGGATGTGGTTCTCGCGTAGGCCGCCCGCCCGAGAGCTCTCCGCCTCCACCACTGGTTATGGACAG GCGCTTCGCATGGTGGGTCGCATAGCGTCGGTGGAGCAGTGGTGGGGGCTGTACCTGCACCTCACGCGGCCGGCCGAGCTGCCGCCGCTGTCCGACCTGCACCTCTTCAAGCTGGGCATCAAGCCCATGTGGGAGGACCCTGCCAACGTCAACGGCGGCAAGTGG GTGGTAAGGCTGCGCAAGGCGCAGACAGGGCGAGCCTGGGAGGACCTGTGCATGGCAATGATCGGCGAGCAGTTCATGGTGGGCGAGGAGATGTGTGGCATTGTGTTGTCCATTCGCTTTCAG GAGGACCACCTCGCAGTGTGGCACCGCACGGCGGCGGACGCGGACGCGAAAGCGCGCGTCCGCGACACGCTGCGACGCGTTCTACTACTCCCCGCCTCTGTGCCCCTCGAGTACAAAGCCCACGGCGACTGCCTGCGCGCGTCCGCCAACCACAACCCCCACAACCACAACCACCAGCCGCACGCCTCCCACAACCCTTTCCTCCACAACGCGACCGGCGCGACCAACGCGCACTCCAGCGCGACTAACGCGCACTCCAGCGCGACCAACGCGCACTCCAGCGCGACCAACGCGTACAAcagcgcgccgcgcgccgctgACGAGCGCTCCTAG